The Actinomycetota bacterium genomic interval GTCAAGCCGTCGGATTCGTCGCCAAGGGCAAGGAGAACCTCGAGCGGCTGCGTCAGCGGGGCCTTGGCGCCAAGCTATCGCCGGCGATGAGGGAGTTCGCCCTGGGAGTGGAGGGTCTGGAACGTTTGTCCGCACGATCCGCGAACCGGTCGACTCCGGCTGTAAACCTGGGCGGTTTGGCAAGAACCAAGCTTTGGGTATCTAGAGGATAACGATTAACCGCCAACCTGAAGGGGGCCGCAAATGACAGATGCACCCACACCGGATGAGGTTGTAGCCGATATCAATCAGGGTAACGAACCCCCGTCGCTGGGCGACACCGCCCGGTCGCACGACGACCCCGCGCTCGCTCAGAACGCGGACGTCCCCGAAGATGGCGGGCACATACAGGAAGAGAGCTAGGCCCGCTCAGCTCCCCGCCCCCAACAGGGCGGGGAGTGAGTTGAGCAGGAACCCCACCGCACTGAGCCCGACGTGGGCGGCAATGCCCACGCGGTAGTCCTTGGTGCGCCAGACCGCGTAACCCAGTGGAAGCAGAATCACGATGCGGGTCAGGACGTCCCACGGGGTCCAAAAGTGGTACAGCGAGAAGAGCGAGACGTTGATCAGCGGCGCCCAGAAGCCGAACCGGGCGAGTCGCGGCAGCAGATACCCCCGGAAGTAAAGCTCCTCGACCAGCGGGCCCATAACCACGTTGATCAACAGTAGGGCTGCTCCGGTGACCAGCAGGACGGTCGACGAAGCAGTGTCCGCGATGTCGGAGGGGAAGGGATTCACGGCCCATTCGGGAATCCAGTAGAAGAAGGTCTCGACCATCCAGGGCTTCATGCCCACGATAGAGGCGGCGAGGAACTGCCAGATGATCAGGCCGGCAACCAGCGCCACCTTGCGCCGGCCGAACTTTCCCGGTCGGTACCCCAGGGCCCCCGCAACGGACCACCGGCCGGTGACCCGGCGACCTTCGTGGAGCAGCCAGCCCAGTTCCACGCCGACTATTCCCACTGCCGCAGCCGCCATCCCGGCCACGATTGCCGGGTACCCCGCCGCCATGACCGCCGGCGCCAG includes:
- a CDS encoding CPBP family intramembrane glutamic endopeptidase, with the translated sequence MTASLQVDAHQPLIDEQHTPLRAIGFHLLPGVLIAGLFYALAPAVMAAGYPAIVAGMAAAAVGIVGVELGWLLHEGRRVTGRWSVAGALGYRPGKFGRRKVALVAGLIIWQFLAASIVGMKPWMVETFFYWIPEWAVNPFPSDIADTASSTVLLVTGAALLLINVVMGPLVEELYFRGYLLPRLARFGFWAPLINVSLFSLYHFWTPWDVLTRIVILLPLGYAVWRTKDYRVGIAAHVGLSAVGFLLNSLPALLGAGS